aaaagtgAATGAAACGCATGTGAATCTCGCAGTGCCAAACGACGCAACAAAGCCGggaaaattcaataaaacccaattaagatttcaataaattatttaaatgaaaatgtgagCAGTGAACATGTGAATACCCAAACAGCGAAAAAGAAGAATACACATTTTCCGAGATACTGAATCAAAATGCAAGCCAATTcgagcaccaccaccacaacaacgACCACCAAGACCAAGAAGCTCAGCAGCGGCACGGGGACCAACATGATCAGTTCGGTGGCGGTCACGAGTGCCATCAAAACCACCACCACGACTCGTAAGCCAGCGGGATCTGGAGTCAGTCCCAAGACGTCCAAGGCACAAGGAGCGTCGAACAGCACTTCAGCCACCAGCGATTCAAATGCGGAAATAGCCGAGTTGACCAAGAAGATCAACGACCATGCCGACGCCATCTACCACACGTGGAAAAGCCAGGGCATTCCGCCCCCAGAACTCCTACAGATGTACACAAACGCCGCAGCCTCCGGCGACCTTTCGGATGTGGCCTCGCCCACCGCCGATGCCGAGGGTCTCCAGAAGATGGTCACCAGCTTCGTCAACAAGGACAAGGAGCAGCGCGGCAAGACCAACAGCCTAAAGAAGTCCGACATCACAGCCAATGGCAAGGTGAAAAAGGCAGTGGTCTCCAGCTTCAGTCCGGTGCCTGATCAAGCACTGCAATCGCCCAAAAAAGTGGCCGCCGTTTCCGTCAGCAAGACCCTGCCCGATGTCAATCTCAACTACGACATCAGCCTGGATCTGGACGTAAACAACCTCTCCTCGCAGCAAACCCAGAATCTCCTGAAGATCAGCGAGCTCATCCAGCAGCAGAAGGACGCCCCAGCTACAGTGGGCAAAAAGCGGCAGAACAGCAaggccaacagcagcaccagcaacaaccacaTCGGCAACTCTGCCAGCACCAACAAGTTAACAGCCTCAGAGCAACCCACCAAAAAACAGAGCAAGGCCAGCAGCGGCGGGAGCGGTGGAAGCAGCAGGATCGGATCGGCTGCTGTTAGTCTAGATGTCGTCGATGGGCCATCGGCTGCGAGAATGGCCAACAGCACGGCAGTGAGTGATAAGGGCGCCGAGCCAGTGGCCACCACCAGTCGCAAGTCGAGCaaaaccaaagaaacaaaagaaactaGCGCCGATTCGAAGCCGGCAACCAAAGAAAAGCCCACAGGGGTAGCCACAGTAGCCAACGCACGCAAATCAACAAGTCGCATCGCCACTGATAACGCCGGCAACATAGCGGCAGCGACAACGGCAACATCGGCAACATCGGCAGCATcggcaacatcagcaacatcgATGGATGCAGCGCCAGCGACAGCGGCCAGCACAACGATGCCAACGTTGAATAAAGTCAAACCGACCAGCGGGGCGCGGGCGGCCCTCACCAATGGCCAGGACAAAAGTAATACCATCGACTTTAATCCCATATAGTGCGATAGCTATCCATCCAGATATCGGTCTCTACTTCCAGTGAATCTCCTCACCCGCGGCTCCGTGGCCGAGCGCGTGCTTATGTTCGAGAAGTGTCCGGATGTTCGGCACGCCTTCCTGAACATCAAACGACCCCAGACGGACCCTCCGCCCAAGAGTCTCTTGAAGGTGAGTTATGAAAACCTGTGCAGAAATCTTCATTTTCTGCGGCCGAGTGTAGTGTGCTCGTGGTGTTATCTAATAGCTGAAAATGCCAGAAGACAATGTGCAAAAAACCGAACCAATTGCAATCGCCCATTTGTTTTCGTTCGACTTTTTGTGGGCTGCTCTTATCGGTGCGAGCGCACTGCATCATTGATTGATTTAAGGTTACCCCAAGACGCCATGCGAGAAACGCTTGCCAAGTGGCTGGCGAAGATCGGCGTATCGGCCATAGAAGCGCCGAGTGAAAGAGGTTCCTCTGACCTAGAGGGGTTTCATTTCGCAAGCAATATGGCTATCCAATACTATCAACCGAAAACATATATATTAGCCAGAGACTTAAACAGCTCACATTGTTTCAttaattgtttgttgtttctaTTGTACCAATTTGTATACAAGAAtagcaaatatttgttaacTTACGGtcttaaaatgtaatatttaattattatttgcctCATTGTATACAAAACTTCCAAGACCGattgattaaatattttggatCATATAATAAAGAGTTAGAACTTTAGGGACGTATAAAACTCAAAGTTGTAGCATTATAAAAGCAAGCAAGTTTTGGCGAAATCCTTAGTCTGCGTTTTAAAGCGACTTCTTTTAATGTACATAAAGTTAGCTCATACGTCCAAGAACCTGTTGACTACTCATCTGCTCAGCAGAGTTTGTTGGGAATCATAGTGGTCTCGCATGCCCACATCGAGTGCTCCCAGTGTTGTGTGCATATTTTCGTATATAAACAATCAAATCAAGCATTTGCGATCAGCACAATCGTGCATaagcaaagcaacaaaaataaactaaataacaACCAAACCGAATTCAACACAACCCCAGCACACGATCATCATCACTTTTGAGCACTTCGAAATGCAATTCGCTTTGCTTTTTTCAGGCTTTGGTGCGAATTGTTGCTTTGGTCGGGGGTTTTTGTTTCAGAATTGTTTAATTGCTTAATTACATGTGCGGGCGGGCGCGGcatatttggtttttttatgAATGGCTTACCAAACCGAAAATCTCTCCAGCTTAATTGAACTTTGCTTTACTACGAGTGTCTGAGAAATTCCCCACTTCTTGCCAAGCGTCTGatcaaagcaaacaaatcggctaaaaatagctataatcctgagaaaaaaacaaattttttgcaattttgtttTAAGCAGGGGGCAGACACAAGAATCGATCTGCTAGTGCTTTTTGGTCTTTGTCTATAAATTGggcaacagtgcgtatgcgtaatatttgACTATAAACTATGTGTAGCcgggcgtatacgtaatgtgcgCACATGCCAATGAATTGTTTTCCCTTCCATAGGGGCTCTTCGACGTGGTCGAGTGAGGAgattaatatttatgtctCCGTTGACAGTTTTAAAATCATGAATGGCCTGGCCATGAATTATAATAGATTAAAAGTTCTCACAagaataaaaaccaaatagAGTGATTTTATGTTAAAgggaaaaacaggaaaaacgTTAATAAAAGAATTTAGATTTAGTGGACTGAATTTACAAGTTAAATCTGTTTAAATCGGCATAGCTCAACAAAttgttgatgttttttttttaacttaaattaacttaatcttttaaatttatagcAAGCGATCTTTTGCCTCCTCTTTTTCGAAACCATTAAAATCCCACGTAGCAAATATGTTTCCATTATTTACCAAATAGCTGCGAggtaatttaaacaaaaagtattTACTCTTGCGCCTACACTCACCAATTAgacaaaaattttttgatgtttatttgaatggcaaacatttaataataaattcaaaggTAAAGGGCGAATGTACGTCGATATGGACGTGGCAGTCTGTGGCTTTTAGGGCGAGAGTGGGAAAACAAATTTCCGcaaaaacgtaaacaaagccaaaaattCAAGaataaattgcacattttattGAGTGGCGCTTTGGCAGCCACAACAAGGGAATGTAAACAATTAGTGAGTGAAATTCATTTTCGCATTCATATTCGTCGACAGGTCAAGCTACATGCCACACCGCCCCCGCCGCCCCAAGAGCAGAATCTGCTGCAGAAGGAGATCCGCTCCACAAAGAGCGTCTACATACCCAGGTGAGCGGATCCATTGATGTGGTTTCTAAGGTGTGCATTACCTATCTATCATCCGCCAGATTCTACTTTCCACACGGCAAGCCTCAGCCCAACATCGCCATGGAGCGCGTGGTGCGCGGCATCCTCTCCGCCTTCGACAGCTTTCCCAACAACCAGGTGACCAAGGACGAGCTGCCGCGCATCCTCAAGATCTGTGGCCTGCCCTTCTACTGGCGCATGCCGGTGATGGTCTTCTGCCAGTCGGCCAGCTCGGGTCTCGTCGAGCGTCAGAGGTTCGTCGAGTTCTGGAAACAGTAAGTACCTCCTAGATCCTGAAATATCCTTACAATGTACCTGTTCAGATATTGCCAATGTGATGAATAAACAGCACAAGATATCCTGACATATTATACGCTTCTGTATTCAAATTGTAAAAATCGTTTGGGTTGATTTcagattttaatttgattctTGCAATATTTTACCTCGATATTACcactcaaaataaataaaagatacCAATTCAACCGTAGGCGTTGGAATGTGCGTTCGCTAACACATTTTATAAGGCAGATGTAATATTACACAGAAATAAGATTTGACTCAGgaattttatgatttatttttattttcgtgttTAAATggaaagaagaaaaagaaaaaaaagtgaatcatcttattattattatttattagaTCGTCTAGAAAACAATACTCGTTCTGGACGAAGAAAGTACTAAACTCCACTCACTCATAtgtttgtattgtattgtgtAAATCTTTATAGgctcaaatatttttgtatttattattttatttattttaattttacttgcAGAATGAATGTTTATTGCCATGAGGCGGCCTCGAGATTCGTGTACATTCTGTCGCGTGGTCAGAGATTCCGTTCATACATCGTGCCCGAGGACCTGGTGCCCATGGTGCAGGATGTGGTGGACACACACCCCGGCTTGGCCTTTCTCAAGGAAGCCACGGAGTTCCATTCCAGATACGTGCACACAGTCATCGCGCGCATTTTCTATTCAGTAAACCGCAGTTGGAGCGGCAAGATCACAATAGCCGAACTAAAACGGTCCGATCTGCTGGAGGTGAGAAAAGTATATCAGTGATCTAtctaaaatataattatattaaaacttGATAAAACAGATGATCAGTCTGCTCGAGGAAGAAGAGGACATCAATCAGATAATGGCCTTTTTCAGCTACGAGCACTTCTACGTGATTTACTGCAAGTTTTGGGAACTGGACAAGGACCACGACCTGCTGATCAACCAGGAGGACCTGGCCAAGCACAGTGATCATGCCCTGTCATCGCGCATCGTGGAGCGCATCTTCTCGGGATGTGTAACGCGCAGCGATAACAAAAAGGCGCCGGAAGATGAGGCCAAGATGTCCTACACGGACTTTGTGTGGTTCATCCTCTCGGAGGAGGACAAACGGACGCCGACGGCAATCGAGTATTGGTTTAGATGTATGGACGTTGACGGAGATGGAGTGCTGTCCATGTACGAACTGGAATACTTCtacgaggagcagcagcaaagaaTGGAGGGAATCGGCATTGAGTGCCTGCCTTTCGAAGACTGCCTGTGCCAGGTGAGGATCAGATATTTTATTCCAATTTGAAGAAattatcaattttgtttatattagaTGCTAGATATGATCAAGCCCGCAAATCGGGACTGTATCACCCTGGGCGATTTGAAACGCTGCAAAATGACGCACGTCTTTTTCGACACTTTCTTCAATCTGGAGAAGTATCTGGATCACGAACAACGAGATCCGTTTGCCTCTCAGCGAGATGAATATGTAAGTGGTTCTAGCAACAATTGGTGAAGCCCTTCTCAAACTGTTATCTATTTCGCAGACCTCCGATTGGGATCGCTTTGCGGCACAGGAATACGAACTGCTCATTTCCGAGGAAAACGATTAAGGGTCGCCAAAAGATATTTATtaacttacaaatttttatacaaatttatacaCTACGAGATGAAAAGAAAAcgtaaaaacaaacaagaaggAACTACTATTAGTCCACTATGtgcaataaattcaaattatttattatgagtTCTGCAGACTTAGTTGAATTTGAATgacgaataaaataaaatgaacgaaaactgaaaattgaTATCTACGTTGTTTACCAACGTTACGTTGTGAATGGAAAACCCCTTGACGCATTTCTCCAAAAGTTAGCTTTcagctttttattttgaaaagtCAGAggaattcaattttttcatttttttatttattttttgttttagaaatgtatttttcaacTTAAATTAGTTAAAAGTAGAACGTGCTTCTCGTTTGTCATAATTACAACGCTACAAGAACTCATTTAGAAACTCAATTAAGACTATGCAAAAATTTGCCTAGATATATGTTTACGTTTGTATATATAATTGGTATATGCAAGAGAGGATCCTAGCGCCAATTGACCACATCATTGCCAACATTGCAGATTTCCGATCTTTGTGTaatataatgtttaaaaaacTGTGGCTCTTATTCATGAATCACTTTTGGATTTGTTATTCCACTTACAATTGCTTCGGGCTCAAAAGCTTGCGCTGCTTGTCGTTAATGAATCACAGATGCATATGGGATTGAGGAAATATTCTTTATGATTGTATGCGAAAGCATTCATACACTCCTCAGCGGGTCATATTTTACAGAGTGATGGGTTCGAGGAAGGGATCTACGATGAACCAATCAATTTACCATTCAAACCAgactaaaaaatatacatgTTAAAGTAGGAAAAATGAAAGTATCATAAGGGTTCAACATTAAATTGTGTTTATGAGAAAAATTAGCGCTGACGATTCGAAATTAAGCAGCTGGACAAGCTTAATAAGCTGTATAGGGAATATAAGATAAAAGAGTTTACAGAGAAGAAGCTATTCGGAAAGCGTTGCGAATTAAAAGGTTTCTCTTTGTTCAAGTGTGGTCTCAATTTCGGTTTTGGTTGGCTTTGAATGTGGATCTGTCTGATTACTGTTTTAGTCGTACTTTCTCACTATTCTCAAAGTTCTTATCATTATCGGTTGTGGTATCGGAATCCGTCGCAACCGTCCCAGATGCCGGGGCGTCTGCATCACGACTGTACTCGGGGGTGGAGCTGCCCTTGACATAATCGGCGGTTATGTGAACACCTCGAATATCTGAACCAGGCACTATGAACATGGGATCCAGCAGCAGTTGTTCCTGAAAAGGAtgataaacatatttatggtTTATCTCTTATTTGTTTCACAAATTCAATGTTTTACCATTATGGAGCGCAGTCCACGAGCTCCCGTGTGCCTTTCCATTGCCAGCTGGGCTATCGACTTTACAGCATCCTCGGTGAACGTAAGATCTACCTCATCAAGACCCAGGAGTGCCTTATATTGCGGCACTAGAGCGTTTCGCGGTTCGGTAAGAATACGCACAAGCATGCTAACGTTCAAACTGTGGAAGGGAACGATAACCGGGAAACGTCCAACGAATTCCTGCAAAACAAATTGGGTTTTAAAATAATCCAAGATTGTTTTATGACTACATAGTAACTACTCCTGATACTTACCGGTATCATGCCGAACTCAACGAGATCACGAGCCTGCACTTTGGTCAGGCATTTATCACGCTCCTCCTGGTCGTTGTCCATTGGACTGGCGGCTGATTGAGCTGCACGACGGCCAGATCCGCTGGTCGAAGGCATGCCGAAACCCAAATACTAAAAAGTATAAGAGGCAATCCGTAAGTAAACGCTGAGTGAATAAAACTAACTTACCTTTTCGTTGAGACGACGTGCGATAAGCCTGTCCAGTCCTGTGTAGGCACCAGAGGCCACGAAAAGGATATTTGTGGTGTCCACCTGGACTGTTTCGCCACGCAGCTTGCGCGGGGAGTTCCGCTCCGGCACGTTGACCACTGTGCCTTCGAGCATTTTTAGCATGCCCTGCTGCACGCCCTCGCCTCCAACGTCACGAAGCTGGTGAATTCCGGGGACGGCACCGATTTTGTCCACCTCGTCGAGGAAAACAATGCCCGTCTGTGCGCGCTCTACATTGTAGTTGGCATCTTGCAGCAGCTTTGAAATAACGCTCTCGATGTCCTCACCCACATAGCCCGCCTGTGTCAACGTCGTGCAGTCGCAAATGGCGAAGGGCACATCCAGGCACTTGGCTATGGTCTGGGCGATCAGCGTCTTACCGGATCCCGTGGGACCCAACATGATTATGTTACTCTTCTCCAGTTTGACATCGCCGGACTGGCGGTCAAGTATTTCTGATCCGGATCGATGGTCGCCACCTCCACGCGCATTGCTGGATGATGCACCCGTTAGTCCTGCTCCAAGTCCAGGTCCTCCCATTCCCCCGCCCATGCCCATCTGAGACGGCGACTTTGGAGGCAGTTCGTTGCCCGGGGAGCTGTTCAGAGTGTGTCCTATACCGGTAATGTGTAGCAGGTCGGGCCGAGGAATACCATCTAGGCCGCCCCCGGATCCACTGGCACCAGCTCCCTGGTTTTGCAGTTGCGGCAGATTGTGGTGGATGCGCTTGTAGTGGTTGTAGACGGCCACCGCCAGCACCTTTTTGGCAAAGTCCTGACCCACAACGTGCTTGTCCAGGTACTCCATTATCTTTTGTGGTGGAGGTGGCGGCTTGCGCTGGTTCTTGGGTTCGTCCTTGGTGCGCTGCTTGGTCTCCACTTCCGAGAGCACAACGAAGAAGTAGTTGCACTTGGCGCACTTAACGAACCGCGTCGAGCTGACAAAAGTCTCAACCTGGGTGCAGGCGCTGCCGCACTTTGGGCACGAGAGGAACTTGTCACTGCCGCCGCCTGGCGGATCGGCGCCACTAGTCGAACTGGCTCCAGAACCAGCCGCACTGCCGGGGCTCTTCGCTCCACTACCTCCTGACGCACTGGCTCCCCCTTCGCTGCCGCTACCACTGTCGCTGGAGTCCCCTGGCGTTCTGGAAGTGGCGTTGGTTACATCAATATATGCTGGTATTGCCATCGCGGGCTCCAATCTCATCAGTCGATTCCTCGCGCAGTTCCGTGTTGCTAGGTGGAAGCGTCTTACGCCGCAGTTGCTGTCATCCGCAGATCCTGCGCTTAGGATAACACATCTTGCCGAGCGCTGTGATTGACCAGCCCCGCTTCCTGGAAATAAAGAATATGTATCAATATAGATAACTGTGCTATAAAGGGTTTCTTTAAAAAGTCGAGTTTATAAATTGCGTACAATTTGGTAGTCATCTAAGGTTTGTTGTCACTGTGCATGGATCCGAAAGATTTAAATTGCGTCTCGTGCACAAAGCAGAAAAATGGAAGCATCGACCCCATGTGCGGGGTTAATGCTTTCCAAAGCACAGGCAATTGATAACAACAAAGGTAATCCGGGGAACAGAGTCTTTAGATTGGCCCACAAAAACTAACTAACAAGTGGAGGCCAAGGGCAATTAGCATCTTCCAATATCGCAGATGACTCGCACCTTTTTCGCATTAGTGCCATTCGAACAGGGCACTGATAATGGCTAATCTCGGAATTCACAGGTGCTGTAAATTAGACAACAGAAAACAATCTCTGCTGGTTTCTTTCAGTGAAATTTGTGAGGTAAACTTCCGGCTCTCGCTTTCCTAACCTGCAGGCCAGCAAATATAATAACCAACAGTTGGCCATTAAATATGTGTAAAAAATTGCTCCACTGCAGACATGTAAtgataaaacaaaacattatTGCGTCAGAGCGGCAAGCAGTAGTTGCGCTACCTGGCCATTCGGGCCTTATAAAACAATTCAAGTTCAGTTGGTCCAAGAGCCACGCTTGTCTGATTGGAAACGTCGAGGGGGTGGCCTCCAATCAGATGCGTGTGGCTTGTGAATGTAAATTCAGTTGGGCGAAACCCCTATTCAGCGACGCCACTGTGGCATGTTGACCGCGAGCAGCTTTTTGGTATCAAAAGAAGACGACCTTCACTCAGTGTTTTGGTTGCTTGACACTAGACAAGAAAAGTTTAGCAAGCAGAGCAGCTAGAAAATTCTGATAAGCCAAATGGCGGGGGGAGGGTTGggattccgattcggattgGTAAACTGCAGGCTGTTTTTTAGTTGCCAttgccagttgttgttgattcaCGGCTAATGACGCAGTTACGTATGCGATTGGcagcacagcaacaacaatacgGGGCAGCACTTACCCTTTGCCCACACACTGTATTTGGGGCCCAGCAGGATAATCCGCCGCACCATGCTCATGGTGGCTGCTGCCCGCCGCCTCTGCGCCTTCTACCTCTGTTCCTTCTACCGCTTTCTCCGCGCccgctgcagttgctcctggACTCGGATTCCCCTGCGCCCCTGCTTTGCTACGATACTCAGCTGGCCgccgcttcttcttcttgctctGCTGATCTGCAAAGTTGATCTGGAAGTTGTTATGACTCCTGCTGGGGATGGCTCGTATTTCAGGGATTCCTTTTTGTATCCACTTGTTGGTTTTCCGTCGCTCTCCAAAATGCGTCGCAATTTGGATTATTTTCCGCCTGCCTTGCTTTATTTTCGGAGGAAAATGGGGGGAATAGATTGCGCTCAGCACGTAATTTTTGTggctgtgtgcgtgcgtgtgatTCTCGTTGTTTTGCTTGCCACACTCGCTATGCTTCTTCTTGCTTATTCGGTGGTTATACGGTATTAAAAGATCCGCTAATTTGTAGGGTCTCCACCATTATCTGATCCAATTTTTGTCTCTTGTAAGTAAGTACTCGGAAAATCCGGAAAAATCGAAGCAATCCAAGTAAACGATTACGATAGCAATCGATTGTTACTATCGGCCTCAGCTGTTCGccgctcttcttcttctcaATCTTCGGTGAGGCCGCGCAACGCACAGTGGAACACAAAGTGACATAAAGTGGACAAAAACGAGGAGCCAAAAACTGTGGCTTTGAAACTGGGAATTTTGTTGTCTGCTGGAATTTTGACTGTGTCGAGGCCGGAAAAGTAAATTTTTAACACGAAAATGTAAGAACGAGAATTTCGGAAAGATAACTCTGTTTTCTAAAGCATTCTGAGTTGAATTTCAACGTGGCATACATTTACACTACTTTACACTTAAGGCTAGATCATAGTTAATAGCCGGGTATGATGCGACCCTTCTTGCTGGCCGTCTTTAGTTTCCGGTTCTTCTTGTCCTTGCTGCGCTTATCCAGGTTCTCCTGTCGCTTTTTCTGCCGCTTCTCCTTGTCGTGCTCAACCTTCTGTTTGCGTTCCGTCCACTTGGTCTTAGACTTCTTCTTCTCCACGCGCCGCTTTTTAATGGCCTTTTGCAGGAGCTTGGTGTCGTCCTTGACCTTCTTGCCCTCGACCTTGTCGAAGGCGTTGCGCCAGGCGATGTCCGTCTGAATCTCCGCCGCCTTATTCGTTTCGCCCTGTTCGCGCAGCTCGCTTAGGTGCTTCTTGGTGTCGCGCAACTTCTTCAGAATCTCCTTGGGGTTTTGGTGTGACTTCTTGGCTTTGCCTCCTGGATTGGCGGCAAAGTCCACCTTGGAGTAGACGATCTTGGCCTCCTGGTTGTACACCGGCTGCACTTTAACCGGCTGAATATGTTCCTTGCTGTCCTCTGTCTCCTGTTCGGCCTTCACCAAGCCGTTCTTCAGCTTCTGGTGCTTGACGTTCTCGTTCTTGAGGTTTTTGGCAGAGGAGAGGAGCAGTTTCTGAACGCCCTTGCTGCGCTTCAGCTTTTTGGACTCGCGCCGTTTCTGCTGGCGCTCCGTGGTGGGACCCTTCTTTTGACGGAGCTTGTTCTTGATGGAGGCAATGCGCGCCTCCACATCCTCGTCGTCTGAGTCttgttttttcaattttccctGGTTTCTCTTTTTCTTGTTGCCCGATTCCTCCGTGTCCGACAGCAGGTACTCTTCGTAGGTCTCTTCATCTGTAGGAAAATCGATAAATTTAACGAATAAATGCTTTTTATAAATGGTTTTACCTTCTTGTTTGGAGTAGGGCACTTTGTGAGTGGTCAGTAGTTCCAAGACACGCTGATGGAACTTCTTGGTAATCGTGAGCAGGTCCTCCTTCTTGGGCTTCTGCTCCTTGTTGTGCGCGATTTCGTACTCTTCCCGGAGGCATTTCACGATCTCCGCCTGGGTCATTTTCggtataaaataataataaaaatattatttacgcACGCACACGTGCAGAAAAGCAAGGCGGTTGGATGCAGTGTGACCCCAAAGAATGTGGTTAAAATGTTTTCACTAGGGCAATGTCTGGCAACACTGCAAGGTATGAAGGGTGGTCTCTTACTCAAAGAAATAAAGCATTGATTTCAGATCTAATGAATATTGAGAAGGCATAGGAGTTAGGTAACCGCAGTTCCATTTTATAAATCTCGCTTAAAACCGTAGAAATCTCTATAAGCAGTCATCAAACAGTGTGACCAAatacacacttttgaaaaatgcgtTCTCCAGCCTTTTGTCATTTCTTAGCGCTCCCCCTACGGTCACATCCGTCTCACTTTTC
This genomic stretch from Drosophila yakuba strain Tai18E2 chromosome 3R, Prin_Dyak_Tai18E2_2.1, whole genome shotgun sequence harbors:
- the LOC6535741 gene encoding ATP-dependent Clp protease ATP-binding subunit clpX-like, mitochondrial isoform X1, with the protein product MSMVRRIILLGPKYSVWAKGSGAGQSQRSARCVILSAGSADDSNCGVRRFHLATRNCARNRLMRLEPAMAIPAYIDVTNATSRTPGDSSDSGSGSEGGASASGGSGAKSPGSAAGSGASSTSGADPPGGGSDKFLSCPKCGSACTQVETFVSSTRFVKCAKCNYFFVVLSEVETKQRTKDEPKNQRKPPPPPQKIMEYLDKHVVGQDFAKKVLAVAVYNHYKRIHHNLPQLQNQGAGASGSGGGLDGIPRPDLLHITGIGHTLNSSPGNELPPKSPSQMGMGGGMGGPGLGAGLTGASSSNARGGGDHRSGSEILDRQSGDVKLEKSNIIMLGPTGSGKTLIAQTIAKCLDVPFAICDCTTLTQAGYVGEDIESVISKLLQDANYNVERAQTGIVFLDEVDKIGAVPGIHQLRDVGGEGVQQGMLKMLEGTVVNVPERNSPRKLRGETVQVDTTNILFVASGAYTGLDRLIARRLNEKYLGFGMPSTSGSGRRAAQSAASPMDNDQEERDKCLTKVQARDLVEFGMIPEFVGRFPVIVPFHSLNVSMLVRILTEPRNALVPQYKALLGLDEVDLTFTEDAVKSIAQLAMERHTGARGLRSIMEQLLLDPMFIVPGSDIRGVHITADYVKGSSTPEYSRDADAPASGTVATDSDTTTDNDKNFENSEKSGLNGKLIGSS
- the LOC6535741 gene encoding ATP-dependent Clp protease ATP-binding subunit clpX-like, mitochondrial isoform X2, encoding MSMVRRIILLGPKYSVWAKGSGAGQSQRSARCVILSAGSADDSNCGVRRFHLATRNCARNRLMRLEPAMAIPAYIDVTNATSRTPGDSSDSGSGSEGGASASGGSGAKSPGSAAGSGASSTSGADPPGGGSDKFLSCPKCGSACTQVETFVSSTRFVKCAKCNYFFVVLSEVETKQRTKDEPKNQRKPPPPPQKIMEYLDKHVVGQDFAKKVLAVAVYNHYKRIHHNLPQLQNQGAGASGSGGGLDGIPRPDLLHITGIGHTLNSSPGNELPPKSPSQMGMGGGMGGPGLGAGLTGASSSNARGGGDHRSGSEILDRQSGDVKLEKSNIIMLGPTGSGKTLIAQTIAKCLDVPFAICDCTTLTQAGYVGEDIESVISKLLQDANYNVERAQTGIVFLDEVDKIGAVPGIHQLRDVGGEGVQQGMLKMLEGTVVNVPERNSPRKLRGETVQVDTTNILFVASGAYTGLDRLIARRLNEKYLGFGMPSTSGSGRRAAQSAASPMDNDQEERDKCLTKVQARDLVEFGMIPEFVGRFPVIVPFHSLNVSMLVRILTEPRNALVPQYKALLGLDEVDLTFTEDAVKSIAQLAMERHTGARGLRSIMEQLLLDPMFIVPGSDIRGVHITADYVKGSSTPEYSRDADAPASGTVATDSDTTTDNDKNFENSEKIPSSNPSLCKI
- the LOC6535742 gene encoding surfeit locus protein 6 homolog; amino-acid sequence: MTQAEIVKCLREEYEIAHNKEQKPKKEDLLTITKKFHQRVLELLTTHKVPYSKQEDEETYEEYLLSDTEESGNKKKRNQGKLKKQDSDDEDVEARIASIKNKLRQKKGPTTERQQKRRESKKLKRSKGVQKLLLSSAKNLKNENVKHQKLKNGLVKAEQETEDSKEHIQPVKVQPVYNQEAKIVYSKVDFAANPGGKAKKSHQNPKEILKKLRDTKKHLSELREQGETNKAAEIQTDIAWRNAFDKVEGKKVKDDTKLLQKAIKKRRVEKKKSKTKWTERKQKVEHDKEKRQKKRQENLDKRSKDKKNRKLKTASKKGRIIPGY
- the LOC6535741 gene encoding ATP-dependent Clp protease ATP-binding subunit clpX-like, mitochondrial isoform X4, translating into MSMVRRIILLGPKYSVWAKGSGAGQSQRSARCVILSAGSADDSNCGVRRFHLATRNCARNRLMRLEPAMAIPAYIDVTNATSRTPGDSSDSGSGSEGGASASGGSGAKSPGSAAGSGASSTSGADPPGGGSDKFLSCPKCGSACTQVETFVSSTRFVKCAKCNYFFVVLSEVETKQRTKDEPKNQRKPPPPPQKIMEYLDKHVVGQDFAKKVLAVAVYNHYKRIHHNLPQLQNQGAGASGSGGGLDGIPRPDLLHITGIGHTLNSSPGNELPPKSPSQMGMGGGMGGPGLGAGLTGASSSNARGGGDHRSGSEILDRQSGDVKLEKSNIIMLGPTGSGKTLIAQTIAKCLDVPFAICDCTTLTQAGYVGEDIESVISKLLQDANYNVERAQTGIVFLDEVDKIGAVPGIHQLRDVGGEGVQQGMLKMLEGTVVNVPERNSPRKLRGETVQVDTTNILFVASGAYTGLDRLIARRLNEKYLGFGMPSTSGSGRRAAQSAASPMDNDQEERDKCLTKVQARDLVEFGMIPEFVGRFPVIVPFHSLNVSMLVRILTEPRNALVPQYKALLGLDEVDLTFTEDAVKSIAQLAMERHTGARGLRSIMEQLLLDPMFIVPGSDIRGVHITADYVKGSSTPEYSRDADAPASGTVATDSDTTTDNDKNFENSEKIGPF
- the LOC6535741 gene encoding ATP-dependent Clp protease ATP-binding subunit clpX-like, mitochondrial isoform X3 — its product is MSMVRRIILLGPKYSVWAKGSGAGQSQRSARCVILSAGSADDSNCGVRRFHLATRNCARNRLMRLEPAMAIPAYIDVTNATSRTPGDSSDSGSGSEGGASASGGSGAKSPGSAAGSGASSTSGADPPGGGSDKFLSCPKCGSACTQVETFVSSTRFVKCAKCNYFFVVLSEVETKQRTKDEPKNQRKPPPPPQKIMEYLDKHVVGQDFAKKVLAVAVYNHYKRIHHNLPQLQNQGAGASGSGGGLDGIPRPDLLHITGIGHTLNSSPGNELPPKSPSQMGMGGGMGGPGLGAGLTGASSSNARGGGDHRSGSEILDRQSGDVKLEKSNIIMLGPTGSGKTLIAQTIAKCLDVPFAICDCTTLTQAGYVGEDIESVISKLLQDANYNVERAQTGIVFLDEVDKIGAVPGIHQLRDVGGEGVQQGMLKMLEGTVVNVPERNSPRKLRGETVQVDTTNILFVASGAYTGLDRLIARRLNEKYLGFGMPSTSGSGRRAAQSAASPMDNDQEERDKCLTKVQARDLVEFGMIPEFVGRFPVIVPFHSLNVSMLVRILTEPRNALVPQYKALLGLDEVDLTFTEDAVKSIAQLAMERHTGARGLRSIMEQLLLDPMFIVPGSDIRGVHITADYVKGSSTPEYSRDADAPASGTVATDSDTTTDNDKNFENSEKQIGPF